A genome region from Lycium ferocissimum isolate CSIRO_LF1 unplaced genomic scaffold, AGI_CSIRO_Lferr_CH_V1 ctg7794, whole genome shotgun sequence includes the following:
- the LOC132045721 gene encoding uncharacterized protein LOC132045721, with protein MGSLRSFVMKDKEEELTLFLEMRKRERERNDLLLLHNSHEFDAPFGAKRGSSPIFDFASATPMRKTGADDFLSADNDKNDYDWLLTPPGTPLFPSLETESQKTVMSQLGTPKARPTALKSRLANPLLEPASRSNIASRQLASSPVSNTSSSGLRRPSSSGGSRPSTPTRRPTLSTSKSTLTASRPSSTTASKAMTSTATSKTMSTTSVSRQSRPATPTSRATLASAKATAPPRSSSPTARSSARSSTPTTRVSTPGSKSVSRVSTPTRRPSSATSTANTNATLVKSSAKSATSTARNPSVSRPSSPTVKPRPWKPSDIPGFSPDAPPNLRTSLPDRPISATRGRPGAPSVRSSSVEPASNGRIRRQSCSPARGRPPNGVIHSSGSSVPIPAMSRLHAKANDNVSPVVVGNKMVERVINMRKLVPPKQDDKQSPRSNLSTKSSSPDSSGFGRTLSKKSLDMAIRHMDLRRSIPGNLRALMTNIPASSMYSVRSGPNRSRTVSVSDSPLATSSNASSEVSVNDNALCVDGIEADDDINSDKGHRSPASVHGR; from the exons ATGGGGAGTCTAAGGAGCTTTGTCATGAAGGATAAAGAGGAAGAGCTAACATTGTTTCTAGAAATGcgaaaaagggaaagggaaagaaatgatcttcttcttcttcacaactCCCATGAATTTGATGCTCCCTTTG GAGCTAAAAGAGGTAGTTCTCCTATTTTTGACTTTGCATCAGCAACTCCAATGAGGAAGACTGGTGCTGATGATTTCCTCAGTGCTGACAATGATAAAAATGACTATGACTG GCTTTTAACACCTCCAGGTActcctctttttccttcacttgagaCGGAGTCGCAGAAGACAGTAATGAGTCAACTTGGAACTCCTAAAGCTCGTCCTACTGCATTGAAATCTAGA TTGGCAAATCCCCTGCTCGAGCCCGCTTCGAGAAGCAACATAGCATCTAGACAGCTGGCTTCCTCTCCTGTATCAAATACTTCAAGTTCAGGCCTCCGGAGACCATCATCTTCAGGTGGATCAAGGCCTTCAACTCCCACTCGAAGACCCACATTAAGCACATCTAAATCCACTTTGACAGCCTCTAGACCCTCATCTACTACAGCATCCAAAGCAATGACATCCACTGCAACCTCGAAAACAATGTCAACGACATCAGTATCTAGACAATCAAGGCCTGCAACACCTACTTCTCGTGCCACTTTGGCTTCTGCTAAAGCCACAGCACCTCCAAGATCTTCATCACCTACTGCAAGGTCTAGTGCGAGGTCCTCAACACCAACTACCAGGGTGTCTACTCCTGGATCAAAGTCCGTATCAAGGGTATCAACTCCAACACGTCGGCCAAGTTCAGCAACTAGTACAGCTAATACAAATGCTACCCTGGTTAAATCTTCAGCTAAGTCAGCTACAAGCACGGCTAGAAATCCTTCAGTCTCACGTCCTAGTTCTCCCACTGTAAAGCCCAGACCATGGAAGCCTTCAGATATACCGGGATTCTCTCCTGATGCTCCACCCAATTTAAGGACATCCCTACCTGACAGGCCAATTTCAGCCACAAGGGGTAGACCTGGAGCGCCAAGTGTTAGATCTTCATCTGTTGAGCCAGCTTCAAATGGAAGAATTAGAAGACAATCATGCTCTCCAGCAAGAGGACGTCCTCCTAATGGTGTTATCCATAGCAGTGGAAGCTCTGTACCTATCCCAGCTATGAGTCGATTGCATGCTAAAGCTAATGATAACGTAAGCCCTGTTGTGGTTGGAAATAAGATGGTTGAAAGGGTAATAAATATGCGGAAACTGGTTCCTCCAAAGCAGGATGACAAACAGTCTCCACGTAGTAACTTATCTACAAAGTCTTCATCACCTGACAGCTCAGGCTTTGGAAGAACATTGTCAAAGAAATCCTTGGATATGGCAATTAGGCACATG GATTTAAGGCGAAGCATCCCAGGTAATCTGCGTGCTTTGATGACAAATATTCCTGCATCTTCTATGTACAGCGTGAGATCAGGACCTAATAGAAGCAGGACTGTGAGTGTATCTGACTCTCCACTTGCTACAAGCAGCAATGCTAGTTCTGAAGTGAGTGTTAATGACAATGCCCTATGTGTGGATGGGATTGAAGCTGATGATGATATTAACAGCGATAAAGGTCATCGATCTCCTGCTAGTGTGCACGGAAGGTGA